The nucleotide sequence CGGTTGCCCATATCCTCCGCCTTGCGGTACACCATAACCTTGTTGTGGCTGGTTGTAACTTTGTTGTTGCATTTGTTGCGGACGATCAATTCTCCAGCCTTGGATCGAGTTAAAGTAACGTGTTTCTCCCTGCGGATTAACCCATTCTCTACCTCGCAAATTAATACCTACACGAACTTGCTCGCCTGGTTGAAAACTGTTTAATAAATCGCATTTATCTTGTGTAAATTCGATTAAAATATGCTGTGGATATTGCTCTTCGGTTGTTACAACCACTTCTCTTTTTCTGAATGTTGGACTAACATCTTGTACATTTCCAATCATTTTAATTCTTCCTAAAACTTCCATTTGCTATTTTTTTATTGCTAAAATTGTTTTCCAAGCCTTTGATACTTGATTCAAACTTAAAAATGCCTTAGCTTTTTTATAAATTAATTCTCTGTTATTATTGTTAACCCAATTTGTAATTTCAGGGTTTTCGTTTAAAAATGCTTCAACTTCATCGGCAGTTGGCAGTACTTCTACATTGCCTAAAATACCTAAATCGTTCCCTGCAAATATACCACTTTTTTTGGCATCGTCGGGTATGGCATCAACGCCAATTCCTAAAGTGGTTAGTGGTTTCTCTACTTCAAACAATCCAGGTGTAGCGCGTGTGTACCAGTTGCCGCCCATACGGGCAATTAAATCAATTTTATGCTGATCGATACCACCTTTACCATCTAAAACATCTTCAGAAATATGAATTTTTACTACTTCGCAAATAATCATATTTCCGGCACCACCCTGATCGCCCAAAGCAATAATATCGTTCACTTTACATTCTAACTGTACCGGACTTTCGGCAACACGGAATGGTTTCACAACATCAGAAGGCAGTTTCGTGAAGCCCGATTTTATAAATTCATCAACTCCGTCACCATATTCTGTAGAGGCTAACGAAAGTTGCTGCACCATATCGTAATTTGCAATGTTTACCACCACTTCTTTAGTAGCTTTGCAGTTTAACAACGTATGTTTTACGGTGTTGTTACGCACACGACGCGCCGGCGAAAAAACCAGAATAGGCGGGTTGGAACTAAACAGATTAAAAAAACTAAAAGGCGATAAATTCGGATTTCCCTCTTCATCAACCGTACTTGCAAATGCAATTGGGCGTGGGCCAACGGCTCCCTGAAGATATGCTTGTGTTTGTACTGCTGTTAGTTCTTTTGGGTCAATGCTTAACATAATTCAATTTTGATTGAAACAAATATAGGTATTGCATTTGGAGTTTTTAAACCAATTTTCAAAATATTATCAACAAAATAACGTTATAAAATAGTATCTTGTCATTTGCAATCTATTTATTAAATGAAAAACGTTGTTCTAATTTTTGTTTCTTTTTTTGTGATGTCTTGTACTAAAGTATCTAATAAACCTGTTTCTTTCAATACAATTTCTTTTGAATGGATAGGTAATATGGATAAACCTTTGTATAAGCTTATTTTATGTGTTGATTGTATTTCTGAGAAGGACTTTCTTTTACGTAAAATTAAAATATCAGAAGTATCTATGAAGGAAATTAATGCAATTGGTTTTGATAATAATCAAATAAAAATTGATAACAAGAATAAAGAAGTTATTATAAAAAAATTAATACAGATTGATAAAATTCTTGATAATGATTTATGTTCTCAAGAAGATCGTGATGATGTAAAAATATTTATAAAAAGAATTCCCTAATTTTATTGATTATAAAAAGTAAGCATGTCAATACTTAAAAGAAGTTTGTACACCCGTTGGTTTCTGTTGATTTTTTCGTTGGGAATTTTAATTTTAATTCTTTGGAATACCTATTTGCTTTTCCAGACATTTAAGCATGAAGAACGTGTAAAAATGGAGATTTGGGCAGAATCTTATAAGAGCATAAATAACGCAGACAAAAATACCGATATAAGTTTACCTTTAAGCGTTTTAAGTAAAAATACCACGATACCTATTATTTTAACATTTGATACAGACAGTATTAGCAATACTTCAAATCTGCCAGAAGAAACCGCAACAGATAAAACGTTACAGCGACGATTACTTAATGATTTGAAATCGCAAAATACTCCCATTGAAATCCAGCACCCCAGCGGAAATCAATATGTTTATTACGGAAATTCGTCTTTAATTACCAAGTTAAAGTATTATCCATTGGCACTTATAGCAATATTATCACTTTTTGGTTTGTTGGTTTACAGTTATTTTCGTGCTACAAAAATGTCGGCAGAAAGTAAATTGTGGGCGGGTATGGCAAAAGAAACGGCACATCAAATCGGTACACCGCTTTCGTCGCTTTTAGGTTGGATCGAAATTATGAAGTTAGACAATGTTGATGAAAATATTGTTGATGAAATTCAAAAAGATGTAGATCGTTTACAGACGATTGCCGACCGTTTTTCTAAAATTGGATCTGAACCTAATCTGGAATTGCTGAATATTGTAGAAGAAACCAAAAAATCGTTTGATTATTTACAATCGCGCAGTTCTAAACAAATTGAATTTGAATTTGAAACCAATACGGATATTGTTAATTTGATGTTGAACCCTACTTTACACAGCTGGACTATTGAAAATTTGATTAAAAACGCCATTGATGCCATTAAAGGCAAAGGAAAAATTAAAGTGGAAATTAAAAACAACGAAAATAATTTGCAGATTTTAGTAAGCGATACCGGAAAAGGAATTCCTAAAAATCAATTCAAAAAAGTTTTTGAACCCGGTTTTTCGACCAAAAAACGCGGCTGGGGATTAGGACTTTCACTTACCCGACGAATTGTTGAAAAATATCATAAAGGATCAATCCGAGTTTTAAAATCTGAAATTGGTAAGGGAACCGTTTTTTCGGTTTTGTACAGAAAATTAATTTAGTTTACCGCTACATTTTATCTGTTTACCTTGATTTTTAATAAATTTTATTTGATTTTAAACTTTGGCACGGCAATTGAGATTCACTAACCAAACAACAAGTTTAAAACAGTAAAAAATAGAAATCATGAGAACAATAATTACACTAGCAGTATTAGCTTTAGGATTAAGCGGATTTGCACAGCAACGACAAATGGTAAGAACAGATAAAAATTATCAAACAAACCATTATCAACAAAATTATAATGGCAAATACGGAAACTATAGTTTTTCTCGTTTAGATTTATCAAACCGCCAAGAGCGTATGTTGGTTAATCTGTTAAAAGACAAACAAAACGAAGAACGTTATATTGTTAGAAAATACAGAAAACCAGAGCAAAAGCTGCGTATGTTAGACCGTGAGTACGATCGTAAAATTCAAAATCTGTTAAGTAGATCTCAATACGATAAATGGAGTAGAATTTACGCATACCAATACAATGCTTATGGAAACAAACGCTGGTCATAATATAACTATTTATTTTTTAAGTTGAAATCCCGATGCTAATTAAGATTAATCATCGGGATTTTTTGTTTGAACTATTAGAAATCAAAAATTATCTATTCATCAACTCTTCAATTTCATCCGCTTCCAACGGAATGTTTTTCATTAAATTTAGCGGTAAACCTTGATTTTGAATCACATAATCATCTTCTAAACGAATGCCAAAACCTTCGGCAGGAATATAAAAACCAGGTTCGTTTGTAAACACCATACCTTCAACAAATTTATCGGTTAAAATGCCGTAATCGTGCGTATCTAATCCCATGTGGTGCGAAGTTCCGTGCATCATATACTTTTTATAAGCCGGCCAGTCCGGGTTTTCGTTTTGTACATCGGCTTTGTCTAACAAACCTAAACCTAATAATTCAGAAGTGTATACTTTGCCTAATTCTTTATGATAATCGTACCAATTGTTTCCAGCAACTAACATAGTTTCGGCAGCTTTTTTACAACGTAAAACCGCATCGTACACTTCGCGTTGACGAGCTGTGTAACGACCGCTTACAGGAATGGTTCTCGACAAGTCTGATGCGTAATTTGCATATTCTGCCGCAACATCAAACAAAATTAAATCGCCGTCTTTACACTGTTGGTTATTTTCAATGTAATGCAACACATTCGCGTTGTTTCCTGAAGCAATAATCGGCGTGTACGCAAAACCTTTTGAACGGTTGCGTAAAAATTCATGTGCAAACTCGGCTTCAATTTCGTATTCCCAAATGCCGGGTTTAACAAAACCTAAAATTCTGCGGAAACCTTTCTCGGTAATATCGCAAGCCTGCTGAATTAAAGCGATTTCCTGTGGTTCTTTTACCGAGCGCAAACGCTGTAAAATGGGATTTGATCTTAAATATTGATGTCCCGGAAAATCATTCTTCATTTTTTTGATAAAACGATCTTCTCGAGTTTCCGTTTCAACCGATGCACGATAATGTTCGTTATTATTAATGTACACATTTTCGGCTTCCACCATCATTTTTCTAAAAATCGCAGGAAAATCCGATAACCAATAAACGGTTTTAATACCCGAAACTTCAAAAGCACGTTCTTTAGTCAGTTTTTCGCCTTCCCAAATGGCAATGTGTTCGTTGGTTTCACGCAGAAACAATACTTCACGGTGTTTTTCTTCATAAGCATCCGGGAAAAGTACCAAAATAGATTCTTCTTGATCAACGCCTGATAAATAAAAAATATCGCGATGTTGTGCAAAAGGTAACGTAGAATCGGCAGAAACCGGATAAATGTCGTTTGAATTAAATACGGCTAAACTTTGCGGAGCCATTTGAGCGACAAACTTTTTACGGTTTTTTATAAAAAGATTTCGGTCTATTTGATGATATTTCATTGATATAAGTTTTTTAGAATTACTATATTTCAAAAGTACGCAAATATCAAAAAGTAAGAACCAGCCAAATGGCATTA is from Flavobacterium dauae and encodes:
- a CDS encoding DUF3127 domain-containing protein, with the translated sequence MEVLGRIKMIGNVQDVSPTFRKREVVVTTEEQYPQHILIEFTQDKCDLLNSFQPGEQVRVGINLRGREWVNPQGETRYFNSIQGWRIDRPQQMQQQSYNQPQQGYGVPQGGGYGQPQQGFNQQPQQGQGYGQPNPFENQGGGYANNNNSGFPPAPNFNQNQEAEDDLPF
- a CDS encoding flavin reductase family protein; its protein translation is MLSIDPKELTAVQTQAYLQGAVGPRPIAFASTVDEEGNPNLSPFSFFNLFSSNPPILVFSPARRVRNNTVKHTLLNCKATKEVVVNIANYDMVQQLSLASTEYGDGVDEFIKSGFTKLPSDVVKPFRVAESPVQLECKVNDIIALGDQGGAGNMIICEVVKIHISEDVLDGKGGIDQHKIDLIARMGGNWYTRATPGLFEVEKPLTTLGIGVDAIPDDAKKSGIFAGNDLGILGNVEVLPTADEVEAFLNENPEITNWVNNNNRELIYKKAKAFLSLNQVSKAWKTILAIKK
- a CDS encoding sensor histidine kinase, which translates into the protein MSILKRSLYTRWFLLIFSLGILILILWNTYLLFQTFKHEERVKMEIWAESYKSINNADKNTDISLPLSVLSKNTTIPIILTFDTDSISNTSNLPEETATDKTLQRRLLNDLKSQNTPIEIQHPSGNQYVYYGNSSLITKLKYYPLALIAILSLFGLLVYSYFRATKMSAESKLWAGMAKETAHQIGTPLSSLLGWIEIMKLDNVDENIVDEIQKDVDRLQTIADRFSKIGSEPNLELLNIVEETKKSFDYLQSRSSKQIEFEFETNTDIVNLMLNPTLHSWTIENLIKNAIDAIKGKGKIKVEIKNNENNLQILVSDTGKGIPKNQFKKVFEPGFSTKKRGWGLGLSLTRRIVEKYHKGSIRVLKSEIGKGTVFSVLYRKLI
- a CDS encoding aminopeptidase P family protein, which produces MKYHQIDRNLFIKNRKKFVAQMAPQSLAVFNSNDIYPVSADSTLPFAQHRDIFYLSGVDQEESILVLFPDAYEEKHREVLFLRETNEHIAIWEGEKLTKERAFEVSGIKTVYWLSDFPAIFRKMMVEAENVYINNNEHYRASVETETREDRFIKKMKNDFPGHQYLRSNPILQRLRSVKEPQEIALIQQACDITEKGFRRILGFVKPGIWEYEIEAEFAHEFLRNRSKGFAYTPIIASGNNANVLHYIENNQQCKDGDLILFDVAAEYANYASDLSRTIPVSGRYTARQREVYDAVLRCKKAAETMLVAGNNWYDYHKELGKVYTSELLGLGLLDKADVQNENPDWPAYKKYMMHGTSHHMGLDTHDYGILTDKFVEGMVFTNEPGFYIPAEGFGIRLEDDYVIQNQGLPLNLMKNIPLEADEIEELMNR